The genomic interval ATTTGCAGTAGCAGAAAATGCAGCCAATGGGACGAATGTTGGAATTGTCACAGCTACAGATCCTGATGCCGGTCAGCAACTTAGCTATAGCATTCTTTCGGGTAACACTGATGGTGCCTTTACAATTAATACAACCACGGGAGCCCTGACTGTAGCCAATACATCAGCTCTTGACTTTGAGATCAATCCAGCGTTCATCCTGTCAGTAAATGTACAGGATAATGGAACCGGCACTTTATCTGACCAGGCAGATATTACTATCAATATTGTGAATGGGAATGAGCCCCGGTCATCCAACCACAGGCATTCTCAACACTGGAACACCAGGTAGTCGGAACCATTGTAAGTACAGTAACCGCTTCAGATCCGGATCCTGGTCAGTCAGTAACTTTCGCTATAACAAGCGGAAACTTGGGGAATGGATTCAGTATCAATACAAATACCGGGGTGTTAACGATCAATAATCCTGCAGCAGTTTGTTTTGAAGGTAATCCCATATTCCTTCTGAATGTGCAGGTAACAGATGAATTGAATCTCACAGAGCAGGCATTGGTTACGGTAAATGTTCAGGATATCAATGAAGCCCCGGTTTGTCAGGGTCAATCCTTTACTATAAATGAAAATTCAGCCGTAGCAACGTCAGTAGGTACAGTTGTAGCCACTGATCCGGATTTCAATCAGAACCTCAGCTTTTCAATTGGAGCAGGCAATACAGCTAATGCCTTTGCCATCGATGGTTCTACAGGTCTGATAACGGTGAACAACAGTGCAGTGCTGGATTTCGAGACAACACCTGTCTTTACACTGACCATTAATGTAGTGGATGATGGACTGGGAACTCTTTCTACCAGTTCACAGGTTACCATCTCCCTGGCCGATGTAAATGAATCACCTTTAGCCAATGACCAAACCTTTTCGGTACAGGAATTTTCAGCACTGGGTACCTCGGTGGGAATGATAACTGCCACTGATCCTGACGCAGGACAAAGTCTGACTTACAACTTATTGAGCAGTATCCCCGGAGAAGCTTTCTCGCTGAACACAACAACAGGAGAATTAACTGTTTCTGATCCCGCTTTGCTGGATTCCTATACCCACCCGGTATTTGAGCTTCAGATAGAAGTGCTGGATAATGGCAGTGGATTACTGTCTGACCAGGCTACAATTCTTGTCTATGTACAACAAGGCCCCAACCTGGCCCCGGTAATTGCCAACCAAAGCTTCAGCATTGCTGAAAACTCACTGACAGGCACTATCATTGGCAATGTTGTTGCCAGTGATCCCAATACAGGTCAACAAATCAGTTACACAATACTTTCCGGGAATACCTCAGGTGCGTTTTCTATCAACCCGGCCACCGGACAATTGACAGTTCTCAATTCGGCAGTTCTGAATTTTGAAGCTACTTCTACCTTCTCATTATTGATTGAGGTTGAAGATAATGGCAGTGTATCCCTGAGCAGCCAGGCCACCATCACCATTTCGCTCACCGATGTAAATGAATCCCCGAATATCAGTAATCAGTCCTTTAGCATTGCTGAGAACTCGATGAATGGAACCTCTGTAGGATTAGTTGCCGCATCTGATCCGGATGCAGGACAAACTTTAGCCTATTCTATCCTGTCAGGAAATACATCGGGTGCTTTTGCCGTCAATACTACCACAGGTGCAATCACAGTAGCCAATTCGGCTGCCATGAACTACGAGGTGAACCCTGTTTTCAACCTGAGCATTCAGGTACAGGATAATGGCATCGGTAGCCTTAGCAGCCAGGCAGAGATTACGATCAACCTTGTGAATGCCAATGAAGCCCCAGTAATTAGTAATCAGTCATTCAGTATCGCAGAGAACTCCGCCAACGGGACCATGGTTGGAACCGTAACAGCAACAGATCCTGATGCCGGTCAAACCCTAACCTACAGCATTCAATCAGGAAATTCATCCTCTGCATTTGCACTTAATACAACCACAGGTGTACTGACAGTCTCCAACAGTGCTGCACTTGATTTTGAAACGACTCCTGTTTATTCCCTGATCGTAAGGGTACAGGATAATGGAACAGGAACTTTAAGTAGCAATGCAACAGTAACAGTAACGCTGCAAAATGTCAATGATCAACCCCAGGTCAATGACCAGGTATTTGCAGTAGCAGAAAATGCAGCCAATGGGACGAATGTTGGAATTGTCACAGCTACAGATCCTGATGCAGGTCAGCAACTTAGCTATAGCATTCTTTCGGGTAACACTGATGGTGCCTTTACAATTAATACAACCACGGGAGCCCTGACTGTAGCCAATACATCAGCTCTTGACTTTGAGATCAATCCAGCGTTTATCCTGTCAGTAAATGTACAGGATAATGGAACCGGCACACTATCGGACCAGGCAGATATTACTATCAATATTGTGAATGGGAATGAGCCCCCGGTCATCCAGCCACAGGCATTCTCAACACTGGAACACCAGGTAGTCGGAACCATTGTAAGTACAGTAACCGCTTCAGATCCGGATCCTGGTCAGTCAGTAACTTTTGCTATAACAAGCGGAAACTTTGGGAATGGGTTCAGTATCAATACAAATACCGGGGTGTTAACGATTAATAATCCTGCAGCAGTTTGTTTTGAAGGTCATCCCCTATTCCTTCTGAATGTGCAGGTAACAGATGAATTGAATCTCACAGAGCAGGCATTGGTGACGGTAAATGTTCAGGATATCAATGAAGCCCCTGTTTGTCAGGGTCAATCCTTTACTATAAATGAAAATTCAGCCGTAGCAACGTCAGTAGGTACCGTGGTAGCCACTGATCCGGATTTCAATCAGAACCTCAGCTTTTCAATTGGAGCAGGCAATACAGCTAATGCCTTTGCCATCGATGGTTCTACAGGTCTGATAACGGTGAACAACAGTGCAGTGCTGGATTTCGAGACAACTCCTGTCTTTACACTGACCATTAATGTAGTGGATGATGGACTGGGAACTCTTTCTACAAGTTCACAGATTACCATCTCCCTGGCCGATGTAAATGAATCACCTTTAGCCAATGACCAAACCTTTTCGGTACAGGAATTTTCAGCACTGGGTACCACGGTGGGAATGATAGCCGCCACTGATCCTGACGCAGGACAAAGTCTGACTTACAACTTATTGAGCAGTATCCCCGGAGAAGCTTTCACGCTGAATACAACAACAGGAGAATTAACGGTTTCTGATCCCGCTTTGCTGGATTCCTATACCCACCCTGTATTTGAACTTCAGATAGAAGTGCTGGATAATGGCAGTGGATTACTGTCTGACCAGGCTACAATTCTTGTCTATGTGCAACAAGGCCCCAACCTGGCCCCGGTAATTGCTAACCAAAGCTTCAGCATTGCTGAAAACTCACTGACAGGCACTATCATTGGCAATGTTGTTGCCAGTGATCCCAATACAGGTCAACAAATCAGTTACTCAATACTTTCCGGGAATACCTCAGGTGCGTTTACTCTCAACCCGGCCACCGGACAATTAACAGTCCTCAATTCGGCAGTTCTGAATTTTGAAGCTACTTCCTCATTCTCTTTATTGATTGAGGTTGAAGATAATGGTAGTGTATCCCTGAGTAGCCAGGCCACCATCACCATTTCGCTCACCGATGTGAATGAATCCCCGAATATCAGTAATCAGACCTTTAGCATTGCTGAGAATTCGATGAATGGAACCTCTGTAGGATTAGTTGCCGCATCTGATCCGGATGCAGGACAAACATTAGCCTATTCAATTCTGTCGGGAAATACATCGGGTGCTTTTGCCGTCAATACTACCACAGGTGCAATCACAGTAGCCAATTCGGCTGCCATGAACTACGAGGTGAACCCTGTTTTCAACCTGAGCATTCAGGTACAGGATAATGGCATCGGCGGTCTAAGCAGCCAGGCCGTAATCACTATCAACCTGGTTAATGCCAATGAAGCCCCTGTTATTAGTAATCAGTCATTCAGTATCGCTGAAAACTCAACCAACGGGACCACTGTAGGAACAGTAACAGCTGTAGATCCTGATGCCGGACAGACCCTGACTTATAGCATTCAATCAGGCAATATCGGTGGGTCATTTGCCATTAACTCTTTGACAGGTGCATTAATTATTGCTAATTCAGCTGCCCTGAATTTTGAAACAATACCGATCTATTCATTAGTGATCAAAGTTCAGGATAATGGACTTGGATTGCTTTCCAGCCAGGCAACTGTTTCAATCTCACTTATTGATCTTAATGAAATTCCGGTAATTACAAACCAGGAGCTTAGTGTACAGCAAAATGCACCAGTGGGGACCAGCATAGGTACAATCCTCGCAATGGATCCTGACGCCGGGCAATTCCTGACTTATACAATAACTGCTGGAAATACAGATAATGCCTTCTCACTGGATGCTTTAACCGGGGAGCTAACAGTTTTAAATTCCGCTGCCCTTGATTTTATTGTAAATCCTCAGATCGTTCTTACTGTAATGGTGGTCGACAATGGAACCGGTGCTTTGAGTAATTCTGCTACAATAGTTGTCTATGTGCTTGAAGAGCTCAACAATCCTCCAATTATTTCTGAGCAGGAATTCCTGGTTGATGAAAATTCTCCTTTTGGGACTTTTGTTGGGACTGTAATTGCTTCTGATCTTGATCCGGGCCAGGAACTTACTTACTCCATTACATCGGGAAATCTTGCAGGTGCCTTCACAATTGATCCTAATACCGGGGTTTTGAGTGTTTCAAACTCTGCAATGATGGATTATGAGGCCTACCCATTCTATGAACTCCAGATCCAGGTGATGGATAATGGTTTCGGCTCGCTCTTCAATCATGCAATGGTTACGATTAGCCTTAGAGACTTAAATGAAGTGCCTAATTTACCTCTGCAGACCTTTGCAACTACTGAGAATTCCGTTAATGGATCCATAGTAGGTCAGATTGAAGCTACTGATCCGGATTTCGGGCAGAACCTAACATTTACCATTCTATCAGGAAATGACGGCAATGCTTTTGATGTTGGCCAAGCTACAGGGATAATAACAATATCCAATTCTTCGGCAATCAATTTTGAAACAGATTCACTCATTCAGCTGGAAGTTAAGGTTGAAGATGATGGTGATGGCAATCTTTTTGCTATAGTCATTGATAGTATTTTCATAACCAACATCAATGAAATACCTGAAATTAGTGAACAGGTGTTCACGATATCTGAAAGTGCAAACATTGGTACTGTTCTCGGAAGCGTCATTGCATCCGATCCTGATCAAGGTCAATCGGTAACTTATTCGATTTTATCAGGAAACCCCAATGGGACTTTTGCGGTTGACTCAAACTCAGGGTTGCTGACCCTTGCAAATAACAGTGCACTGGATTTCGAGGTTCTTCCCGTTTATCAACTTAGCATTCAGGTAATGGACAATAGTCCGGAAAATCTTACAAGCACGGCCATTATTACTATTAACCTGCTTGATCAGAATGAAGCTCCTGTCTTAGAAGATGAGACATTTATAATTGTAGAAAATACACCTGGTGGAATATTGATCGGAACACTAATCGCGAATGATCCTGATCAGAACCAGGTGTTAACTTATACGATCCTTTCTGGAAATACAGAAAATGCATTTGCCATTGACGCATTTTCAGGGGAACTTACTATCTCTAATGAGAATGCTATCAATTTCGAGGTTAATCCAGCCTTTAATTTAATCATCCAGGTGCAGGATAACGGAACTGGATTACTTGCTGACAATGCCGCAATCACCATTGCAATAAATGATCTGAATGAGAATCCAGTAGCAGATGATCAGGTCTTTAGTATTCTGGAATTTTCTGCTAATGGAACAGAAGTGGGAACCATCCTTGCCTCAGATCCTGATAATGGTCAGTCCCTCGTTTTTGCAATTACAAGTGGAAACAGTAATAATGCTTTCCAGGTTAATCCGGCTACAGGTTTGATTTCAGTGGCTAATTCTATAGCATTAAATTACCAAAATAATCCTGTTTATACTTTACTGGTAAATGTTACTGACAATGGCTCACCGGTTATGATGGAAAGCACTCTTATTACCATTCATGTGCTGCCGGAACAAAACCAATCCCCTGTAATTTCTAGTCAGCAATTTGACCTGCCGGAGAATGCATCTAATGCAACAATAGTAGGTAATGTGATAGCTACTGATCCAAATTTCGGACAGATCCTTACATACGGAATTTTAAGTGGGAATACATCTTCTGCATTTATTATCAACCCATTAACGGGTGAAATTTCAGTTGCCAATTCCATGGCTCTTGACTTTGAAGTCACCCCTGCATTCAATCTGATCATTGAAGTAACGGATAATGGATTAGTGCCATTAAGCTCAACGGCAGTAATAACTATTGATCTGCTAAATGTAAATGAAACCCCTTCTGTCAGTAATCAACAATTTACTATTAACGAAAACTCAATTAATGGTTTTATTGTTGGAAATATTTTAGCCAGTGACCCGGATTCAGGTGATGCATTAACTTACAATATTATTAATGGCAATACGAATGGGGCTTTCGACCTTGATCAAATAACAGGGGTTCTGACTGTTGCCAATATGAATACTTTGAATTTTGAAGTATATCCGATGTTTACCTTGGCAGTGCAGGTTAATGATATCGCAGGTTTAAATGCGCAGGCAACAGTTGTTGTGCACCTGTCTGATATAAATGAAATGCCATCTGTTGAGAATCAGGCATTCACTATTGCTGAAAATACAAGCAATGGAACCAGTATTGGAACCGTAATAGCTTCCGACCCTGATGAAGGACAATTACTGGAGTATTCAATTATCGATGGAAATACTAACACTGCCTTTTCCATAGATATTGCAACAGGGATGCTAAGTGTTGCTAATTCTGCGGCACTTGACTATGAATCTGGATCTTCTTTTAACCTGATTGTTCAGGTTCAGGATAATGGCTCAGGTTCGCTATACAGCCAGGCATTAGTCACAGTCTTTATCACTGATGTGAATGAGAATCCGGTTGTCAATGATCAGCAATTCAGTATTCTGGAATTCTCGGTAAATGGCACTCAAATAGGAGTCGTTGAGGCTACAGATCCTGATAACGGACAAGCACTTGCTTATTCAATTATATCTGGTAATGTTGACAATGCCTTTGCAATCGATCCATCTAATGGTATGATATCAGTTGCTAATACAGTGGCACTGGATTACCTTATAAATCCTATATTCAGCCTTGTTGTAAGGGTAATGGATAATGGTACAACAAGTCTCTTTAGCGATGCCAGCATCATAATTAATTTAATTCCGGATCCTAATCAACCGCCTGTAGTCTTAAATCAGTTATTTATTGCGGAAGAAAATGCAATACAGGGAACTTATATTGGGACTGTGGTTGCCTCAGATCCGAATGCAGGCCAGGTATTGACCTATTCACTGGTTAGTGGAAATACCAATGAGGCATTCAGCTTAGATTCCGAAACTGGTGTGATCCTTGTCAATAATCCATTAGCCCTGAATTTCGAAATTTTAAGTTCATTCAGTTTGCTGGTAAGGGTTACTGATGATGGAACAGGAAACCTGAGTTCACAAGCCTTAATAAATGTTGAAGTCCTTGATGTAAATGAAGCACCGGTAATTTCAGCTCAAACTTTTACAGTTAATGAAAATGCAGCCAATGAAACAAAAGTTGGCATTGTTGAGGCTACCGATCCGGATCCTGGACAAATACTTCAGTATGCAATTATCTCCGGCAACACAGATAATGCATTCATGATTGACCCTTTGAGTGGTGAAATATCAGTTGCCAATTCATCAGCTCTCAACTTTGATTTAACTCCATCATACCTGCTCCTGGTAAAAGTCGTGGACAATGGAGTTAGTAACCTGAGTAGTGAAGCCGTTATCACTGTCAATGTTCTGGATAACAATAACCCCCCAGCCATTCTTGACAAGTATTTCAGAATTGCAGAAAATGCTCCGAATGGAAGCATCGTAGGGAAAGTAAGAGTTGTCGATCCTGATTCAGGTCAGATTATGCATTACTTGATTGTTTCCGGAAATACAAATAATGCTTTTTCAATTGATGTAAACACTGGTATTTTAAGAGTCAGCAATTCTGCAGCCCTAAATTATGAGACAGATCCAGCTTTCGACTTAATAATCAGGGTAATGGATAATGGTCAACCGATGATGAGTACCCAGTCGATTGTCACGGTTGAGCTCACAGACGTCAATGAATTACCATTTTTAGCGAACTATCAATTTGATTTACCCGAAGGTTCTGCAGTCGGGACGATAGTAGGCACCATTTCAGGAATTGAACAGGATTCAGCACAATGGCTGACTTATAAGGTTGTCAGTGGAAATTATGACTCAACTTTCAGCGTAAATGCATTAACTGGTGAAATTTCAGTAATTAATACTGCATTACTGGATTTCACTATTAAACCACTCTTCACCCTGGGGATTTCTGCAACTGATAACAGTTCTGAGTTACTTGCTACCACTGCCTTTGTTAAGATTCGGATCATTGAGCAGGCTTCTAGTAGAATAGTTTATATCGATCCTGATCATACCGGTGATTTGCAAGAAAATGGCAGCTTTGAACATCCATTTGATTCATGGAATGATGTAGTCATTGAAGATGGACACACTTATCTTCAGAAAAGAGGTAGCCGCAGTGAACTGTCGAAAGGAATTGTAATATTCAACCGGGCAAATGTTACTCTTGATGCTTATGGAACTGGTGCAAATCCTGAGCTTTTCCTGAACATTCCTCAATCAAGTATTATAAGTGTTGAGAATAGTAATAATACCATTATCAGGAACCTTTCATTTACTTCTGACGGTTCAGCAAACAACTGTATATATGTATCAGGTTACCAGGCTTCTATTTTGAATATTGATAGTTGCTGGATGCATTCAGCAAATTATGGACTTCTTTCTATCGCACAGAATCTTGATATTGAAATTAATGCCTGCACAATTGAAGGGATGTATAATGATGGAATTCAGGCTAATGATTTTGACAAATTCGAAATGGGATATACTGAAATATCTAATACTAATCTGAACTGGATCACAAACCCGGATACGGAAGGTGATGGTATAGATCTCTACTCACCTGATGGAAAGGTGTATTTGCATCACAACCTCATTGATAACTCCATGGTTGGAAATAGTTCCTGTGTCAGGGTAGGCGGTAGTAGTTTCACTATGAATGCTGAATTCAATCGGCTCAAGGCAAGCATTGGTGCAAGTAGTTCCAATATGGTGATTAATAATACTACCGGTGAAGTTATAAGCCGTTACAATGCCTTTACAGGTGGTGATATTGCAATCAACACATTCAGTGAATCACATGAGATATACTATAATCAGTTCCTTAATAATGGAACGGGTATCCTGATTCAAAAGAATAAATCTGCTGAGGTGACAAATAATACGTTTGTTCAGAGTAAGGAATGCTTTATTGAAAGCATGGATGGGACTGATGTTAAGCTGACAAATAACATTTTCAGCCCTGAAATGAACACATTATCTGTATACAAAATAGGAGGGAGCATCACTTCAAATTATAATCTCTTCTCAACTGAATTCATCGGATTCCTGAATGGTTTTGCAACGCTGTCGTCATGGTCAGCTTCTTCCGGGCAGGACTTAAATTCAAAAGTAGCTGACCCATTATTTACCAATCCGGAAACCTTAGATTTCAGTTTGCAGAATTCTTCACCTGCTATTAATGCGGGAACTTTGACCCCAATTACTGAAGATTATTTCGGCAAAATGGTTCCAATGTTCAACTATACTGATATTGGCTTCTATGAATCAGAAGCTCAGTTACTTGATTCTGAAAAGGATTCAACAGGTATCAATAATACCTTGATTGTAAAAGTATATCCGAATCCTGCAAATGATTTCGTAAAAATCAATTTTGAACATAATGTGGATATCCTTTCTCTTCGACTTATGGATGAGCGTGGTATTGACATGTTACGACGTGAAATGAAAGATACACGTGAAGCCAGTTTGGATGTGCACCATCTAAGTGCCGGTGTTTATTTTCTTATTATCACTGCCGATGAACAATTGATTTCAAGAAAAGTGATCATTAGGAAATAATTTATTTTAAATGGATCAACCAAAAAGCCACTATTCATGGTGGCTTTTTTC from Bacteroidales bacterium carries:
- a CDS encoding cadherin domain-containing protein → MGNGFSINTNTGVLTINNPAAVCFEGNPIFLLNVQVTDELNLTEQALVTVNVQDINEAPVCQGQSFTINENSAVATSVGTVVATDPDFNQNLSFSIGAGNTANAFAIDGSTGLITVNNSAVLDFETTPVFTLTINVVDDGLGTLSTSSQVTISLADVNESPLANDQTFSVQEFSALGTSVGMITATDPDAGQSLTYNLLSSIPGEAFSLNTTTGELTVSDPALLDSYTHPVFELQIEVLDNGSGLLSDQATILVYVQQGPNLAPVIANQSFSIAENSLTGTIIGNVVASDPNTGQQISYTILSGNTSGAFSINPATGQLTVLNSAVLNFEATSTFSLLIEVEDNGSVSLSSQATITISLTDVNESPNISNQSFSIAENSMNGTSVGLVAASDPDAGQTLAYSILSGNTSGAFAVNTTTGAITVANSAAMNYEVNPVFNLSIQVQDNGIGSLSSQAEITINLVNANEAPVISNQSFSIAENSANGTMVGTVTATDPDAGQTLTYSIQSGNSSSAFALNTTTGVLTVSNSAALDFETTPVYSLIVRVQDNGTGTLSSNATVTVTLQNVNDQPQVNDQVFAVAENAANGTNVGIVTATDPDAGQQLSYSILSGNTDGAFTINTTTGALTVANTSALDFEINPAFILSVNVQDNGTGTLSDQADITINIVNGNEPPVIQPQAFSTLEHQVVGTIVSTVTASDPDPGQSVTFAITSGNFGNGFSINTNTGVLTINNPAAVCFEGHPLFLLNVQVTDELNLTEQALVTVNVQDINEAPVCQGQSFTINENSAVATSVGTVVATDPDFNQNLSFSIGAGNTANAFAIDGSTGLITVNNSAVLDFETTPVFTLTINVVDDGLGTLSTSSQITISLADVNESPLANDQTFSVQEFSALGTTVGMIAATDPDAGQSLTYNLLSSIPGEAFTLNTTTGELTVSDPALLDSYTHPVFELQIEVLDNGSGLLSDQATILVYVQQGPNLAPVIANQSFSIAENSLTGTIIGNVVASDPNTGQQISYSILSGNTSGAFTLNPATGQLTVLNSAVLNFEATSSFSLLIEVEDNGSVSLSSQATITISLTDVNESPNISNQTFSIAENSMNGTSVGLVAASDPDAGQTLAYSILSGNTSGAFAVNTTTGAITVANSAAMNYEVNPVFNLSIQVQDNGIGGLSSQAVITINLVNANEAPVISNQSFSIAENSTNGTTVGTVTAVDPDAGQTLTYSIQSGNIGGSFAINSLTGALIIANSAALNFETIPIYSLVIKVQDNGLGLLSSQATVSISLIDLNEIPVITNQELSVQQNAPVGTSIGTILAMDPDAGQFLTYTITAGNTDNAFSLDALTGELTVLNSAALDFIVNPQIVLTVMVVDNGTGALSNSATIVVYVLEELNNPPIISEQEFLVDENSPFGTFVGTVIASDLDPGQELTYSITSGNLAGAFTIDPNTGVLSVSNSAMMDYEAYPFYELQIQVMDNGFGSLFNHAMVTISLRDLNEVPNLPLQTFATTENSVNGSIVGQIEATDPDFGQNLTFTILSGNDGNAFDVGQATGIITISNSSAINFETDSLIQLEVKVEDDGDGNLFAIVIDSIFITNINEIPEISEQVFTISESANIGTVLGSVIASDPDQGQSVTYSILSGNPNGTFAVDSNSGLLTLANNSALDFEVLPVYQLSIQVMDNSPENLTSTAIITINLLDQNEAPVLEDETFIIVENTPGGILIGTLIANDPDQNQVLTYTILSGNTENAFAIDAFSGELTISNENAINFEVNPAFNLIIQVQDNGTGLLADNAAITIAINDLNENPVADDQVFSILEFSANGTEVGTILASDPDNGQSLVFAITSGNSNNAFQVNPATGLISVANSIALNYQNNPVYTLLVNVTDNGSPVMMESTLITIHVLPEQNQSPVISSQQFDLPENASNATIVGNVIATDPNFGQILTYGILSGNTSSAFIINPLTGEISVANSMALDFEVTPAFNLIIEVTDNGLVPLSSTAVITIDLLNVNETPSVSNQQFTINENSINGFIVGNILASDPDSGDALTYNIINGNTNGAFDLDQITGVLTVANMNTLNFEVYPMFTLAVQVNDIAGLNAQATVVVHLSDINEMPSVENQAFTIAENTSNGTSIGTVIASDPDEGQLLEYSIIDGNTNTAFSIDIATGMLSVANSAALDYESGSSFNLIVQVQDNGSGSLYSQALVTVFITDVNENPVVNDQQFSILEFSVNGTQIGVVEATDPDNGQALAYSIISGNVDNAFAIDPSNGMISVANTVALDYLINPIFSLVVRVMDNGTTSLFSDASIIINLIPDPNQPPVVLNQLFIAEENAIQGTYIGTVVASDPNAGQVLTYSLVSGNTNEAFSLDSETGVILVNNPLALNFEILSSFSLLVRVTDDGTGNLSSQALINVEVLDVNEAPVISAQTFTVNENAANETKVGIVEATDPDPGQILQYAIISGNTDNAFMIDPLSGEISVANSSALNFDLTPSYLLLVKVVDNGVSNLSSEAVITVNVLDNNNPPAILDKYFRIAENAPNGSIVGKVRVVDPDSGQIMHYLIVSGNTNNAFSIDVNTGILRVSNSAALNYETDPAFDLIIRVMDNGQPMMSTQSIVTVELTDVNELPFLANYQFDLPEGSAVGTIVGTISGIEQDSAQWLTYKVVSGNYDSTFSVNALTGEISVINTALLDFTIKPLFTLGISATDNSSELLATTAFVKIRIIEQASSRIVYIDPDHTGDLQENGSFEHPFDSWNDVVIEDGHTYLQKRGSRSELSKGIVIFNRANVTLDAYGTGANPELFLNIPQSSIISVENSNNTIIRNLSFTSDGSANNCIYVSGYQASILNIDSCWMHSANYGLLSIAQNLDIEINACTIEGMYNDGIQANDFDKFEMGYTEISNTNLNWITNPDTEGDGIDLYSPDGKVYLHHNLIDNSMVGNSSCVRVGGSSFTMNAEFNRLKASIGASSSNMVINNTTGEVISRYNAFTGGDIAINTFSESHEIYYNQFLNNGTGILIQKNKSAEVTNNTFVQSKECFIESMDGTDVKLTNNIFSPEMNTLSVYKIGGSITSNYNLFSTEFIGFLNGFATLSSWSASSGQDLNSKVADPLFTNPETLDFSLQNSSPAINAGTLTPITEDYFGKMVPMFNYTDIGFYESEAQLLDSEKDSTGINNTLIVKVYPNPANDFVKINFEHNVDILSLRLMDERGIDMLRREMKDTREASLDVHHLSAGVYFLIITADEQLISRKVIIRK